ACcaacctaaaataaaatgtaaagttgCGATATGTATAGGTACCGTTAGTTTAATGCAGAACAAATCGCAGTGTTCTGACTTTTTAGAAATCCTCATGCGACTCCCAGCCATCGTAGCTGATATCAGACACTTAAGTAGGGACCTACCTATAGACTTTTGAGCATTATTCTCCGGTCTCTACCTAGGCCAcctctatttattattttcagtcgGCCCAGAAGACATGCTCTTCTCCTTCCATACCTTCCTATCTGACATGCCCTCGCTTGTCTTTTGGCAGTCATGTCGTCTTCTATAGAATCCAACAATCATTTCTGTGGTCGTCCTCTTCTCAACACCTTCTTTACGATAGCAAACTTTCGCAAAATAGGAAGGTACAGGTCACTAAATTGGCAAAAGCTAAATCGAGTCAACGTCACGATAATGATGCTTTATCCACAAATAAACGTTCTATGACAGCATCAAGATTCATAAACTGTACATCCGCGAAATCAAAATTTTGAACAATTCGCAGCTAACGTTTTACGCTCCCATTACTTTGTTATAGTCTGTAAACAATCCCAATAAAAGATCCGTGTTTACAGAATCTTTACGTCATCTACGACAATAATATCTAACTACgtcagaagtaaataaaatgacatttgCAAATTGCACGCGGCTAATGTTCGAACGATCATTCATCAACGGAAAACTTAAcctcaaaaatttaaatcatcTATTTTTAATGTCTATTGTGACGAAACAAGGTTGAGAATcgtgaaaaataaattcaacgCTAGAAATTGATCGTTGTAAACATAAGACTCCAGAAATAAATGTTACATCCTCTCCAGTGAGCCAGTGCCAACTTTTCCCGCCCTTTCTAGTCAGTTAACACGCAAAAACCGCGCTAGATGGTCAACCGGAAAAATAAAACCGGTTGAAAATTTGATCTGTgccttcaaaaaataaattaaaaaatatttgacttacATTTTCGcgctaaataaactttttttcgtGCAGTGACAACAAAAACAGCCATGGGTGACGATTACGAATACCAAGTTATATCAAGGATAGAAAATATCACGGAACAAGACGACAAAAACTTGGCGGGAGCCACGAAGGAAATAAGGAACGAATTAACAGTTATCATACCAGAAAACCCGTTCCCGGACATCGAAGTTGATGCGTACCCACCTTTAAAATTCTCTTGGGTGATTCCCAAAAAAATTGCAGCTATGGCTTTTCCTAGGAATAAAGAGAATTTGAAGTTCTTAGTAAATCAAGGTATCACACACCTGGTAACACTGACAGCCGGTAAGAAACCTCCTGTGGACGATATTGCGAGGCTGAGGTGGACAGAAATACCCGTAGAAGAATTTGAAGCACCCAACGTAGAACAAATTAAGAAGTTCATAGAAGTCTGTAAGAGAGCCGACAAGAATGGCGAGGTGAGTGTTTCACACATTTCTATCATCATCATAGGCCTagaacagtaggtacctattttgttGGGTAAAGGTCCTAACCAGAAGAGAAGCCACTGCCTAACTTCATCTGCCAAGCGTTTTCCCAAACTATATTTGCTGTCGGCTTtgcatggagcaactgcctatctaacctcctcaacccggaaAAATGGTTGTAaaacttgctggcttctgactatcccctcgtaacgactgccaaagatgttcaaatgataacCTACCCATTTAACGTGCCCTCAAATGTATTAAGAGTACTATTATACTTAGGTTCC
The DNA window shown above is from Helicoverpa armigera isolate CAAS_96S chromosome 25, ASM3070526v1, whole genome shotgun sequence and carries:
- the LOC110376615 gene encoding dual specificity protein phosphatase 23, whose amino-acid sequence is MGDDYEYQVISRIENITEQDDKNLAGATKEIRNELTVIIPENPFPDIEVDAYPPLKFSWVIPKKIAAMAFPRNKENLKFLVNQGITHLVTLTAGKKPPVDDIARLRWTEIPVEEFEAPNVEQIKKFIEVCKRADKNGEVMGIHCRQGRSRSGVMLACYLIHFHRFGPDQAMNSIRMIRPGSLDAEEHEEAVGRYFEYLTEDNPLKFGVSGDAMEEFVQTAKEFTKKVLD